The sequence TTATTCCAGTTCATATGCTTGGACATCCAGCTGATATGGATCCAATAATTGATATTGCAAGAAGGCATAATCTTATTGTGATTGAAGATTGTGCACAAGCAAATGGTGCAGAATATAAAGGGAAGAAAGTTGGAACATTTGGAGATTTTGGTTGCTTTAGTTTTTATTTGAATAAGCATATGACTACTGGAGGAGAGGGTGGGATGGTTATTACACATGATGAAAAATTAGCTAAGAAAGCAAGATCTATTGCAAATCATTGTCGTGTAGAAGTTTCTCCATATCCAAATGTTCCTGCTCATAATGTTTATTGGGGAATAGGGTATAATTATAGAATGACAGCTTTACAAGCAGCTATGGGAATTGTTCAACTTAAAAGACTTGATAAATTCATAGAAGTTAGAAGAAAAAATGCAGAATATTTAACAAAAAATTTGAAGGGAATTATAGGTGTTAAACCGCCATTTGTTTCAAAAGATGTTAAACATGTTTATTGGGCTTATGGAGCTTTAATAATTGAAGAAGAGCTTGGAATTTCAAGAGATAAATTTGCAGAAGCACTTTTAGCAGAAGGAATTAGAGCAGAAGGGTATTGTCCAATACCAGTTCATTTACAAGATGTATTTAAAAATAAAGTTGGATATGGAAATACAACATTTCCATTTGAAAATCCATTATATGGAGAAGGTTTTTCATATCAAAAAGGTTTATGTCCAAAAGCAGAGAAATTATCTTCACAAGACTTGCTTTTACCAGTATATCATTCATTAACTAAAAGAGATTTAGATGATGTTATTAATGCTATAAGAAAAATTATAACCAATATAGACGAATTAAAAGAATAAAATTAGACTCTCATTATTATTTTTTAAATAGTTTTATTCCATAATTTCATCTATGGATTTATTAAGCAAAACTACGTCTCCAATAGTTTTAATTTCTGTCCAAGGAACAATTTTTGGATATTCTTGTTCTTCTTCTAAAGTTACTTCTTTCATAGGAATTTCAACTCCTGTTCTTTTAGCAAATTCTAAAATATTATTATCTCTTAAAGCTAAGTTTTTAGGTATTTTTAATAATGAAGAAATATTTTCTTCAAGATTTTCTTCTGAAGCATAAGTAACTATTAAAAGTCTTTTCAATTCTTCTATATTAGGTAATAGATTTGAACCAACTCTTTTTTGAACAATTTTTATTCCAAGCCCATTTATACTATATAAAACATCTGCTACATGTCCTATTATTCTAGCATCTTTATCTATTATCATTTTTCCAATAATTTCATGCTCTGGAACATAATAAGAAGTTGCTTCTTTTTCTTTAAAGAATTCTTTTTTTAATAAAATGCATACTCCAAAAATGCTTTCATTAATATTTTCAATTTCTTCCCAAGAAACCTCACCCATATCAACTTCAATTTTTTCAATAATTTCTTTTTTAGGAATTTCAATATTTTTTGATTCAGCATATTTTATTAAAACTTGTTCAGAAATTTTTTCTTTCATTTCTTTCTCAATTTCTTCATATAGGTCTTTTATTGTTTTTCTACCAAATTTCTTCTTAATTTTTTTAATAAGTAAAGAATGTAGTGCATCAAAATCTATAATTATTCTTGATTCTTCTTTTGTTTTATAAATTCTCAAACTTACTTTATTTGGAGGATTAATTATTATATCTTTTACATATCCAACTATAAAACCATTTGAATCTATTACTAATGAATTAATTATTTCTTCCCTTTTCCAATATCTTAATTCGCTCATTTTTCATTAATAATTATTTATTCTTTATTTTTAAATATTAAGTTATTTTTCCATTTTTAAGGATTATTTATTAAAGCCATTTTTATAAAAATAAATAAAAAAACTAATATATCATTTATTTATATAAATCATTATTGATGAAGAGGAAAATTTCGCGTAGAGATTTTTTATTAATTATATTAAGTTTAGGTATAGGTGCAATTATTCCTTCCTTATTTTATTTTATAAAACAAAAAAGGGAGGGAATTATTTCAACTACTTATACAAAAACAATAAGTGAAAGTCAGACTGTAGTTTCTACCATTACAAAACCAATTACATATACAGTAACGCATACTATAACTAAAGCAAAAACGGAAACAATTACTCAAACAGAAACTAAAACTATTATTTCTACTCCTTCAATAGCTCATTTAAGTATCGTACGCAAAGATAATATAGATGAAATGGTTCGTAGAGCAATAGAATTAGTAGGAGGATTGAAAAATCTTTCTCCTGGAAAAAATGTTTTAATCAAACCAAATGTTAATTCTAATGATCCTTATCCTGCTACAACCAATCCTGAAGTAATTAGAAGTGTTATTAAAATAGTTAAAGAATATAAACCTAAGCGTATAATCGTAGCTGATTGTTCTAATGCAAGCTATAGGCCAACTATTGAAAGTATGAAGAATGTAGGAATTTATCAAGCTGCAATTCAAGAAGGCGCAGAAGTAATAGGATTAGAAGATATGGGATGGGAAAATATTAAGCCGGAAAAAGCAACCAATTGGGTTGGTGGAATTGAAACTACAAAAATATTAAAACAAATAGATTATTTAATAAGTGTTCCAGCAATAAAAACACATTATATTGCTACATATTCGATGGCTATTAAGAATAGTGTTGGATTAATAAGCGATAAAAGTAGGTCATTATTGCATTCTTATGGAGAACCAAAGTTTGGAAGTATGTTAGCTGAAATAAATTTAATTCATCCACCAGATTTTATTATATTAGATGGAACAAAAGCATTTGTTACTGGAGGGCCATTTAAAGGAGAAGTAAAGCAACCAAATATTATTATAGCCACTTCAGATCCTATAGCAGCAGATGCAATAGGGTTAGCTATTTTAAAATATCTTGGAACAACTAAAAATATTGAAGAAAAATCTGTATGGGAGCAACAACAAATTAAAAGAGCTATAGAAATTGGTTTAGGAATATCAAATGCAAATCAACTTATCATTAATGATGAGAATATAAATGAAATTTCTCAAATAAAGAAATTCTTATTAGAATAGAGAAAAAGTTAATAATAAGAATAAAAATATTATATTAAGAGTATATTCTAGGGATAAAAATTGCAAATTGAAACTTATAAGTATGAAAAACTTGAGGATAATAAAGTCCAATGCTTTATTTGTCCTCATAAATGTATAATATTTCCAGATAAACTCGGAATTTGTAGAACAAGGAAAAATATTGATGGAAAATTATTTAGTATAGCTTATGGAGAAATAACTTCAATAGCAATGGATCCGATTGAGAAAAAGCCATTATATCATTTTTGGCCTGGAAACTATACTTTAAGTATATCCACTTTTGGTTGTAATTTTCGTTGTCCATGGTGTCAAAATTGGAGTATTTCTCAAGTTAATTTTGAAGAAGCTTATACTAGAAGTATGAAGCCTGAAGAAATTGTTTCAATCGCAAAAAGAGAAAGATCTAATATAATTTCATATACTTATAATGAGCCTCTTATATGGTTTGAATTTGTTATGGATACTGCTAAGCTTGCAAAAAAGGAAGGAATGAAAAATGTTCTTGTTACAAATGGCTATACTTTAATAGATACTTTTAAAGATTTAGCACCATACATAGATGCAGCTAATGTAGATATTAAAGGTTTTACTAAAGATTTCTATAAAAAATATTGTGGAGGAGAAATAGAGTATGTTTTAGAGGCAACTAAATATATGAAAAAAAGAGGGATACATGTAGAAACAACATATTTAATAGTAACAACCGTGAATGATTCTCGTGAAGAAATTAAAAAAATGTGCGAATGGCATTTAAATGAACTTGGACCAGATACACCTTTGCATTTTAGTAGATTTTTCCCAATGTATAAATTTACTGGAGTTGAGGCAACACCAATAAAAACTCTTGAAATGGCTGCAGAAATTGCTAAATCTCAAGGTATAAAATATGTTTATTTAGGAAATATTCTTGGAAGTGAGTTGGAAAACACTTTTTGTCCAAAATGCGGAAAAACTGTAATTGAAAGAGTTGGATATGATATAGTTAATTGGCGTTTAGATAAAGATAATAAATGTATGAATTGTGGTGAAAAAATACTTATAATTGGAGAAAAAGGGTAGAATTTATGATTATTGTACCAGGGCCAGCATCTAAAAAATTAGCTGAAGAAGTTTCTAAAATAACTGGTTTAAAACTTGCTTTAATAGAACATAAACTATTTCCAGATGGAGAATCATACTTTAGATACGTAGAAAAAATTCATGGAGAAGATATTGCTATAATTCAAACAACTTATCCAGAACAAGATAAAAGGTTTTTACAACTTTTTCTATTAAGCAAAGCGGCTAAACAAGAAGGTTGCAATAATATTATAGCAATTATTCCTTATCTTGCATATTCAAGACAAGACAAAGCTTTTAAGAGTGGTGAAGCTATTAGTATAAAAATAATTTTAGATCTTTTAAAATCATGTGGAATAAATGAGGTTGTAACAATAAATTCTCATAGCCCATGGATATTTAAAGAAGTCAATATAAAAGCAGAAGATTTATCAGCAATCCCATATTTATCAAAGCATCTTTCATCAATGAATCTTATTAAACCAATAATTTTTTCTCCAGGAAAAAAAGGTTCTTTAATGAGTAAAGAAGCTGCAAATATTATTGGATGTGACTTTTCTTCTGTAGAAAGCAAAAGGAATATTGATACTGGAGAAGTTGAAGTTAAAATAGAAAATGAAGAGAATATTAAAGGAAGAGATACTATAATAATTGATGATATAATAAGCACAGGTGGAACTATTTTAAACATTAT is a genomic window of Nitrososphaerota archaeon containing:
- a CDS encoding DegT/DnrJ/EryC1/StrS family aminotransferase; its protein translation is MKKEKLAIKGGKPIRKKVLPFVPIEADVTQKEINEVIKVLKSKKLSQIVSEKVSEFEEAFAKYYKVEYAIAVSSGTTALHVALAASGVGPKNDVILPPYTFMATANAILHQGAVPNFADINPETYTLDPEDFEKRITPKTKAVIPVHMLGHPADMDPIIDIARRHNLIVIEDCAQANGAEYKGKKVGTFGDFGCFSFYLNKHMTTGGEGGMVITHDEKLAKKARSIANHCRVEVSPYPNVPAHNVYWGIGYNYRMTALQAAMGIVQLKRLDKFIEVRRKNAEYLTKNLKGIIGVKPPFVSKDVKHVYWAYGALIIEEELGISRDKFAEALLAEGIRAEGYCPIPVHLQDVFKNKVGYGNTTFPFENPLYGEGFSYQKGLCPKAEKLSSQDLLLPVYHSLTKRDLDDVINAIRKIITNIDELKE
- a CDS encoding DUF362 domain-containing protein, yielding MKRKISRRDFLLIILSLGIGAIIPSLFYFIKQKREGIISTTYTKTISESQTVVSTITKPITYTVTHTITKAKTETITQTETKTIISTPSIAHLSIVRKDNIDEMVRRAIELVGGLKNLSPGKNVLIKPNVNSNDPYPATTNPEVIRSVIKIVKEYKPKRIIVADCSNASYRPTIESMKNVGIYQAAIQEGAEVIGLEDMGWENIKPEKATNWVGGIETTKILKQIDYLISVPAIKTHYIATYSMAIKNSVGLISDKSRSLLHSYGEPKFGSMLAEINLIHPPDFIILDGTKAFVTGGPFKGEVKQPNIIIATSDPIAADAIGLAILKYLGTTKNIEEKSVWEQQQIKRAIEIGLGISNANQLIINDENINEISQIKKFLLE
- the amrS gene encoding AmmeMemoRadiSam system radical SAM enzyme, with the translated sequence MQIETYKYEKLEDNKVQCFICPHKCIIFPDKLGICRTRKNIDGKLFSIAYGEITSIAMDPIEKKPLYHFWPGNYTLSISTFGCNFRCPWCQNWSISQVNFEEAYTRSMKPEEIVSIAKRERSNIISYTYNEPLIWFEFVMDTAKLAKKEGMKNVLVTNGYTLIDTFKDLAPYIDAANVDIKGFTKDFYKKYCGGEIEYVLEATKYMKKRGIHVETTYLIVTTVNDSREEIKKMCEWHLNELGPDTPLHFSRFFPMYKFTGVEATPIKTLEMAAEIAKSQGIKYVYLGNILGSELENTFCPKCGKTVIERVGYDIVNWRLDKDNKCMNCGEKILIIGEKG
- the prs gene encoding ribose-phosphate diphosphokinase, with amino-acid sequence MIIVPGPASKKLAEEVSKITGLKLALIEHKLFPDGESYFRYVEKIHGEDIAIIQTTYPEQDKRFLQLFLLSKAAKQEGCNNIIAIIPYLAYSRQDKAFKSGEAISIKIILDLLKSCGINEVVTINSHSPWIFKEVNIKAEDLSAIPYLSKHLSSMNLIKPIIFSPGKKGSLMSKEAANIIGCDFSSVESKRNIDTGEVEVKIENEENIKGRDTIIIDDIISTGGTILNIIKKMLKFKPNRIIVGCIHPLLINNADKKILEAGAETIIATNTIETIYSKVSIAPLIADYLKKKLNV